The segment TTGTGTTTGATGTCCAGTGTCTGAATCGCAGGGACAGAACTTTTTCCTTGACAAAAGGACAAAAATTTGATATTCTTTACCTAAAAGAAGGATAAATTATGTTCCCAAAAGAAAGACTCAAAGAAATCATAGTAGGTAATGGCGAATTTATCTTAAACCAGGTAGGCACAATTATCAAAAGGGAAGGGCTTTATCTTCCAGAAGGATTAAATAAGGTCATTGTATTATACGGAGTAAGGAGAAGCGGTAAAACATTCATCCTTTATGATTTATTCAGAACCTTCCAAGATTCTGCCTTGTATATTGATTTTGAGGATGAAAGATTGATTGATTTTAAGGTAAGTGATTTTGAAATCCTAAAAGAGGCTTTTTTAGAACTTAATCCACATCTTATAAATAAACCAAAAACATTTCTCTTCGACGAGATACAAAACATAAAGGATTGGGAAAGATTTGCCAGGCGAGCGGTTGAAAAAGAGAAAATAACCCTATTTGTAAGTGGTTCATCCTCTAAAATTATGCCAGAAGAGATACATACATCCCTGAGGGGAAGGGCATGGAGCATACAGATAAATCCATTTTCTTTCAAAGAATACCTCAAAACCCAAAATATCTTGTCAAACAAAGACTTTATTTATACAGAGAAGAAAATACTCATCAAAAACCATTTTAAAGATTACTTAAGATGGGGTGGTTTCCCAGAGATTATCTTAGGAAAGGGTGAGTTTGAGAAAGGTAAAATATTAAAGGAATATCTTGGCTCAATATTCTTTAAAGATTTAGTGGAAAGATTCAGAATAAATAATATCCCTCTTTTGGAACGATTAATCGATGCTCTATTTTCCTCATTCTCCCAAAGATTTTCACTCTCCTCTTTTTATAAGCAATATAAAGATAAACTTCCCTTCTCAAAGGATAGCCTGTTTAGTTATCATAAATACCTTCTTGAAAGTATGCTTATCTTTGAGGTAAGAAAATTTACTACATCTTCTTATAAAAGGATGAGGAATCCGGCTAAACTATATTTGGTAGATACAGGCATTACAAGAAGGATAACTCAACAAGACCTGGGTAGATTGTTAGAGAACATAGTCTTTTTAGAGTTAAGAAAATATACAGAGAATATCTTTTATTTTGAAGAGGAAAGGGAATGTGATTTTGTGGTAAATAAGGATGATAGACTATTTGCCTATCAGGTGTGTTATGAACTGAATGAAGAAAATAGAATCAGGGAATTGGAGGGATTAGTATCAGCTACACTACACATAGGATTAAAAGAGGGATGTATTTTAACCTATGACCAGGAGGAAGAATTATATAAGGATGGCGTCAGGATAAGGATAATGCCTGTCTGGAAATGGGTTATCGAAGATGCCAATCCTACTTAAAATCAGAACCAATAAGGGACAAAGTATGTGTTAGCTAATCAGAAATGGGGAAAGAAAATCAAAATAAAATAAGCACTAAATGGCTTCGCAATACTTCGTATTGGTGTCTGGGATTTATTTGATGTTTGCTCTACCACGCTTGGCTACTGCTTGCAAAAAACTTGATAAAAAGATGAAGACCGGGTAAATAATTAATAAGAATCAATACCCCACCTCTATCAAATATAATCCTTGCGGCGGGACAAGAGG is part of the bacterium genome and harbors:
- a CDS encoding ATP-binding protein → MFPKERLKEIIVGNGEFILNQVGTIIKREGLYLPEGLNKVIVLYGVRRSGKTFILYDLFRTFQDSALYIDFEDERLIDFKVSDFEILKEAFLELNPHLINKPKTFLFDEIQNIKDWERFARRAVEKEKITLFVSGSSSKIMPEEIHTSLRGRAWSIQINPFSFKEYLKTQNILSNKDFIYTEKKILIKNHFKDYLRWGGFPEIILGKGEFEKGKILKEYLGSIFFKDLVERFRINNIPLLERLIDALFSSFSQRFSLSSFYKQYKDKLPFSKDSLFSYHKYLLESMLIFEVRKFTTSSYKRMRNPAKLYLVDTGITRRITQQDLGRLLENIVFLELRKYTENIFYFEEERECDFVVNKDDRLFAYQVCYELNEENRIRELEGLVSATLHIGLKEGCILTYDQEEELYKDGVRIRIMPVWKWVIEDANPT